The following are encoded together in the Eriocheir sinensis breed Jianghai 21 chromosome 28, ASM2467909v1, whole genome shotgun sequence genome:
- the LOC127004599 gene encoding broad-complex core protein isoforms 1/2/3/4/5-like isoform X20, translating to MEELLSLKWNNHRSTFLHILGVLRDKQAYTDVTLACDGKFYSVHKLVLSTCSDYFCAMFDKTACKSPVIVLKDIKSEDLEALLDYMYLGEVNVRQSDLASLIKAAENLRIKGLAVPDDEPPKKGSVSSSRTDTNRREGGSGSPPSKRKRRDEGEDGREDVRPPPSSGGGLHTPPPPSSRPKSPISQRLSPSPLRTSQESLMPEDRDSRPLSSPAESPVASHLPSHQSSQQLPHQSSQSSQPLPDQHEVTNQYRGEETPTFVKVEMEEETDDMQRDSYNMSGDGYKEENSGGDLGGDLSNDLPEFLQQAASGALASTSASYHHAFAGPSGFQPDVSGWQGDSQSLPGSFSGLGFQQPSSQDNPPGGDRRELGSCLIDEVGLSGVTSRWRLMMNPKHGSEGMKAFSCRYCGKSFTDSSNLRRHTMIHTGEKPYRCPECSHSSNRKGNLVAHIMAVHKKITDGDTEPQNSAVKN from the exons ATGGAGGAACTACTATCATTAAAGTGGAACAATCACCGTTCCACGTTTCTACATATATTGGGAGTGCTCAGGGATAAG CAAGCGTACACGGATGTAACTTTGGCGTGCGATGGCAAGTTTTACAGTGTGCACAAGTTGGTGCTCTCAACATGTAGTGATTACTTCTGTGCCATGTTTGACAAGACTGCTTGTAAAAGCCCGGTTATAGTGTTGAAAGACATCAAGAGTGAGGACCTGGAGGCCTTGCTAGATTATATGTACCTTGGTGAAGTGAATGTGAGACAAAGTGACTTAGCGTCTTTGATTAAGGCAGCGGAAAACCTTAGAATCAAGGGCCTTGCAGTACCTGATGATGAGCCTCCTAAGAAAGGCTCAGTCTCTTCCTCTCGGACTGACACTAACAggagggagggtggtagtggcagcCCCCCCTCCAAAAGAAAACGTAGAGACGAGggtgaggatggaagggaggatgtGAGACCTCCCCCATCTTCAGGAGGTGGCTTACacacccctcctccaccttcctccagaCCAAAGAGTCCCATTAGCCAGCGACTAAGTCCTTCCCCCCTTAGAACCTCTCAGGAGTCCCTCATGCCGGAGGACCGTGATAGCCGTCCCCTCTCCTCTCCGGCGGAATCTCCTGTTGCCTCCCACCTGCCATCCCACCAGTCCTCACAACAGTTGCCTCATCAGTCATCTCAGTCATCACAACCCTTGCCCGACCAGCATGAAGTCACTAACCAGTACAGAGGAGAAGAGACGCCCACCTTTGTCAAggtggaaatggaagaggaaacggaTGACATGCAGAGGGATTCCTATAACATGAGTGGGGACGGCTACAAGGAGGAGAACAGTGGGGGTGACCTGGGAGGGGACCTGAGTAATGACCTGCCTGAGTTCCTTCAGCAGGCAGCTTCAGGGGCCCTCGCAAGCACTTCAGCTTCCTACCACCATGCCTTTGCTGGACCCTCAGGCTTTCAGCCG GATGTGTCTGGCTGGCAGGGGGATAGTCAGTCCTTGCCTGGGAGTTTCTCTGGGCTGGGTTTTCAGCAACCTTCCTCTCAGGATAATCCACCAGGG GGTGACCGAAGGGAGCTGGGCAGCTGCCTCATAGATGAGGTTGGTCTCAGTGGAGTAACCTCTCGCTGGAGGCTAATGATGAATCCCAAACATGGTTCAGAAGGGATGAAAGCCTTCAGCTGCAGATACTGTGGCAAATCCTTCACCGACTCCTCCAATCTGCGGCGTCACACCATGATTCACACGGGAGAGAAGCCGTACAGGTGCCCTGAGTGCAGCCACTCCTCCAACAGGAAGGGCAACCTGGTGGCTCACATCATGGCCGTGCACAAGAAGATCACAGATGGCGACACAGAGCCACAAAACTCTGCTGTCAAGAACTGA